The following proteins are encoded in a genomic region of Myxococcales bacterium:
- a CDS encoding type II toxin-antitoxin system VapC family toxin translates to MIYLDTSALVKLVVREAETVALQTWIRLRAGETFFSSQLARVELVRAVKRAAPDHLDRARGVLAAVALLKIDDRILETAENLPPDVLRSLDAIHLATAFTHLSDVSAFVTYDVRLDEAARSLRIPVESPCSQER, encoded by the coding sequence GTGATCTATCTCGACACCTCTGCCCTGGTGAAGCTCGTGGTGCGCGAGGCAGAAACCGTAGCGCTGCAAACTTGGATCAGGTTGCGCGCGGGCGAGACGTTCTTCTCGTCGCAGCTTGCGCGTGTTGAGCTTGTTCGAGCTGTCAAGCGAGCAGCGCCGGACCATCTTGATCGTGCGCGCGGCGTTCTAGCGGCCGTTGCCCTACTCAAAATCGACGATCGGATCCTTGAGACCGCGGAGAACCTGCCTCCGGACGTACTGCGAAGCCTCGACGCCATCCACCTTGCGACGGCCTTTACGCACCTGTCTGATGTCAGCGCCTTCGTGACTTATGACGTTCGCCTGGATGAAGCCGCGAGATCGTTACGGATCCCCGTCGAATCTCCTTGTTCGCAAGAGCGTTGA
- a CDS encoding type II toxin-antitoxin system prevent-host-death family antitoxin, with protein sequence MAIVSVTELNQQTAKVLERVKAGESLEVREYGRPIARIVPVLSNASVIDRLVSEGRAIAATSSTDALLTPLPPPSGTGPSLSEVLDQARQAERS encoded by the coding sequence ATGGCCATTGTCTCGGTTACAGAACTCAACCAGCAAACAGCCAAGGTGCTTGAGCGGGTCAAAGCTGGTGAATCGCTTGAAGTCCGAGAGTACGGCCGCCCCATCGCTCGTATCGTCCCCGTTCTCTCCAACGCATCGGTCATCGACCGGCTCGTCAGTGAGGGGCGGGCCATCGCTGCAACCAGCTCTACGGATGCTCTGTTAACACCACTTCCTCCGCCCTCGGGCACTGGCCCGTCGCTTTCTGAAGTGCTCGATCAAGCGCGCCAGGCAGAGCGGTCGTGA